In the genome of Hippoglossus hippoglossus isolate fHipHip1 chromosome 4, fHipHip1.pri, whole genome shotgun sequence, one region contains:
- the nme7 gene encoding nucleoside diphosphate kinase 7, which translates to MEERFAFNAEWYDPTAALLRLYQLFYYPKDGSVEMFDVKNQRVFLRRTKYDDIHQEDLFVGNRVNVFSRQLNLTDYGDQYTANKLGSKKERTLALIKPDVVTKIGDVLELIYSSNLIVTKAKMTKLTWKEAAEFYVEHQSKPSFNNLVQFASSGPVVAMELMGDEAMSIWRKLVGPTDSAVARREAPQSARAQFGTDGIKNVGHGSDSLAAAAKELEFFFPSTIGHGPSNTALYTDCTCCIIKPHAISEGLTGKILNSISAAGFEISALQMFNVDRANAEEFYEVYKGVVTEYLSMVTQLCSGPCMVLEIHGTDTPQTFREFCGPADPEIARHLRPATLRALYGKDKVKNSVHCTDLPEDGVLEVQYFFKILDE; encoded by the exons GAGGAACGCTTTGCTTTTAATGCGGAGTGGTATGACCCCACTGCTGCTCTCCTGCGGCTTTACCAACTGTTCTACTACCCCAAAGATGGCTCAGTGGAAATG tttgaTGTAAAGAACCAGCGAGTATTTTTGAGAAGGACCAAATACGACGACATCCATCAGGAGGACCTGTTTGTTGGGAATCGAGTGAACGTTTTTTCACGACAGCTTAATCTGACTGACTATGGGGACCAGTACACAGCAAACAAACTTGGCAGCAAAAAAGAAAG GACTCTTGCTTTGATAAAGCCAGACGTAGTTACAAAGATCGGAGATGTCCTTGAACTGATATACTCCTCCAACCTGATTGTGACCAAAGCCAAGATGACAAAGCTCACTTG GAAAGAAGCGGCAGAGTTTTATGTGGAACATCAGTCAAAGCCTTCCTTCAA TAACCTGGTGCAGTTTGCGTCCTCGGGGCCTGTAGTTGCCATGGAGCTGATGGGTGATGAGGCCATGTCTATCTGGAGGAAGCTCGTGGGACCCACAGACTCGGCTGTGGCACGGAGGGAGGCACCGCAGAGTGCCCGTGCCCAGTTTGGAACAGATGGCATCAAAAACGTTGGACACGGCTCTGACTCActtgctgcagcagcaaaa gagcttgaattttttttcccatccaCAATTGGCCATGGTCCCTCTAACACAGCCCTCTATACAGACTGCACATGCTGCATCATCAAACCTCATGCCATATCAGAAG GTTTGACGGGGAAGATCCTAAACTCCATATCTGCGGCTGGATTTGAAATCTCAGCTCTTCAGATG TTCAATGTGGACCGAGCCAATGCAGAAGAATTCTATGAAGTTTACAAAGGTGTTGTGACAGAGTATCTT agTATGGTGACCCAGCTATGTTCTGGACCCTGCATGGTCCTGGAGATCCATGGCACTGACACGCCGCAGACATTCAGGGAGTTCTGTGGCCCTGCTGATCCA GAAATTGCGCGGCACCTTCGTCCAGCCACATTGCGTGCTCTCTATGGCAAAGACAAAGTGAAGAACAGCGTCCACTGCACGGACCTCCCCGAGGACGGTGTTCTAGAG GTGCAGTATTTCTTCAAGATTTTGGACGAATGA